CGGGCTTCAGCACATCGGCCAGACCCAGCCGAACCCCGCGACCCATGTCCCAGGTGAACGTGCGAAAGGCGTTGTTGGGCTTGGGCCCGTCAGCGTGGTAGTCCTCGTGGAACACCACGCTGAGCACGTCACCGCGCTGCAGGATCTGGAAGTTCTCCTCGCCGAAGCTGTCGGCCACCATGTGCACGCCAACCGTGCGCCAGTTGTCGACGAGCTGTGTCAGGTAGTCCCGGATGGTCGGGCCGGTGACGGGGTTGTCGACCAGATCTCCGGGCACCGCCACCTTGATGTCACGCACGGCCTTGCGCTCCGACAGCACCGAGGTGTGGCAGTACGCGCCGTCCCAGTCGGCCCCCAGGCCGGAGCAGAAGTCCGGTGCCGACGCGCCGGCCACCGGAGCCGCCACCAGCGCGCCCGCAGTGAGAACGCCGAACAACCGCCCAAGCATCAGGGGAGTTCGACTTTGCTTGCCCGCCAGGCTCCGTCGACCTTTTCCATCGTCATCTTGACTCGGCTGCGGTCGATGCGCGGATCCGGCGCCGCCTTGTTGGCCACCGTCTGGTCGACGAACATCAGCACGACCACCTTGTCGGGCGTCGCCGACTTGACCGCCGAATCGATCACCACGCCGTGCGCGGTGGCCTTGTTGTCCAGCAGCAGCTGACGCAGCTGTGCGCTGGATTGCGAGTACATGTCTTTGAATTCGCCGGTCGCGCCGTTGAGCACGTCCGCGAAGTTCTGGTCGACGTTGTTGGAGTCGATGCTCGTCAGCACCTGTGCGTAGCGCACGGCCGCCGCCTGCCCATCCCGTGAGGCCACCTCGACCCGGTGGTCCTGCCACGCCTGCCAGCCCAGGACGCCGCACCCCGCGAGCAACGCAACGATCAACGCGCCCAGCAACACTCGCCGGATCAGCGGCCAGCGCCGCCGCGGTGGCTGCTCCGCGGCGGGCTCGTCGGCTGCCCCCTCGGCGGCCGAGACCTCCACCTCGGGATCGGTATCGGGCTCGATGTCAGTGGTAGCGGTCACCGTAATCTCCTTTAGCTCGGCGGTTCGATCGGCAGCACCGGGCCGCCATAGGGGGTCGGAATGGTGTAGCGGCCCTTCGGTGTCGGGTCCGTTGTGGCACCCAGATCGGCACCCGGCGGGGGGCCGGCAGTGTCGTCGCCTGCCGGCCGCGGAGCGTTCTTCGCGCCCCGGATCAGCACGGCCGGATCGTCGTCGCGGCAGTACGTGTACAGGTAGGGCTCGGGGTAGTCGGCCGACGACGCAGGGCGCCGAGGCGTGCCGTAATCGCATGCGTAGCGCGGGTAGATGTCGGCGGTCGCCCACAGGCCGTGGTCGTGCATCACGGTGCTCCACGCGTCAAGCAGTGACCCGCGGTAGTCCGGGAACAGCGCGTTGAGGGCCGGCACCCGGACGTACAGCAGCTGCGACGCGGTGGCCATGCTGGTCAACAGTCCCACCATGGTGTCCGAGTTGTCGGTGAACAGAGTGTCGGTGGCCGAAAGAGTCTGCGGCGTCTGGTCAACCAACCGCCGATACCCGTCGACCATCTTGTTCACCCCGACGAAGGTTCGGCTGAGGTTGCCGGTGGTCACCGCGATGCCCGCATTCTTCTCGGCCGCCGTCGTCAGCACGATCCGGCTGGTCCGCAGAATGCTCGTGGTCTGCGGCAGAACCGAATCCAGTGTGGACAGCAGGAAGGTGCCGCCGTCGATGATGTCGGCCAGCTTCTGCGGGCCTTGGTTGGTGAGGCTGAGCTCCTTCTTGATCAGCTCGAGCTTGGCCGGGTCGACCTGCTTCAGCATGCCGTCCGCGTGGGCGAGGACGTCGGCAAGGCTGACCGGCACCGACGTCTTGCTCTGCGCGATCACGCTGCCGTCGTGCAGATACGGGCCTGCGTCGGAATCCGGTGCGAATTCGATGTACTGCTCCCCGGCGGGCGAGAGCCCCGACACCCGCACCGGACTCGCGGCGGGGATCTGTACGTCCGAACGCACCGTGGCCACCGCATTGACCCCGTTGGGTGTGATCGCCAGCGACTGCACCCGCCCGATCGCCACTCCCCGCAGCGTGACGTCCTGATTGGGCAGCAGCCCGCCGGATTCCGACAATTGGATTGTCACCCGGTACGCCGAGTCGAACGGCGACACCCGCAACGCACCGAGCATCACGTACGCGGCACCGACCACCAGTGTCATCACCAAACCCGCTGTCGACAGCCACAATCGATGCCGATAACCGAATCCGACCACCCGCACGACCCGGTCGGCTGCGTAAGAGATCATGGCGGCGGCTCCGACGGCGGCGGTCCGGGGGAGGACCCGGGGGTGCGACGATCAGCTGGCCCGGATCAGTCGGGCTCGGCAGTACGGGCACCTGCGGAACGCCGGGACCGGACCCGACGACCCGCTGCTGCAAGCGCCACAAGGTGTACTTGAACGAGCCGACCATCTGGGCCCAGTCGTAGCGCTTGGGCCCGTGGAACCCGGGGTCGCCGAGGAAGCCGGCATCGGGCATCGACCCGAGCACCAGCCGGTCAATACTCGCGCGTACCGAAAAGCCATTGCTGGCAGTCGCTTTGATGATCGGAGGCATCAGGCGGTTCAACGCGGCCAGATTGGCATCCGGGGCCAGCACCAAGTCGTTCCACGACCGCGCGATGGTGTTGACGTCGCCGATCACACTGCGCCCGCTGGTATCGGTGCCCGCGATCGACGGGAACTTCTCCAGCTGCTTGCTGGTGTCACCGGCCTGCTGTACGACGTCGGCGACGGTGTCGGCGTTGGCGGCCAGCGTGTCGGTCGCCGGACCCGCAGCCACCAACACCTCGGTCAGCGCCTGGTTTTTGGCATCGAGTTCTTTGGCCAGTTGCGATGTTTCGGTCAACGCGTCCGAGATCTGGTCTGAACGTGCCGTCAGTGTGGACAGCGTGCCGTTGGTCTTGGCGATGATGTCGCCGAACGCCTGGCC
This is a stretch of genomic DNA from Mycobacterium sp. ELW1. It encodes these proteins:
- a CDS encoding DUF3329 domain-containing protein produces the protein MEVSAAEGAADEPAAEQPPRRRWPLIRRVLLGALIVALLAGCGVLGWQAWQDHRVEVASRDGQAAAVRYAQVLTSIDSNNVDQNFADVLNGATGEFKDMYSQSSAQLRQLLLDNKATAHGVVIDSAVKSATPDKVVVLMFVDQTVANKAAPDPRIDRSRVKMTMEKVDGAWRASKVELP
- a CDS encoding MlaD family protein, whose translation is MISYAADRVVRVVGFGYRHRLWLSTAGLVMTLVVGAAYVMLGALRVSPFDSAYRVTIQLSESGGLLPNQDVTLRGVAIGRVQSLAITPNGVNAVATVRSDVQIPAASPVRVSGLSPAGEQYIEFAPDSDAGPYLHDGSVIAQSKTSVPVSLADVLAHADGMLKQVDPAKLELIKKELSLTNQGPQKLADIIDGGTFLLSTLDSVLPQTTSILRTSRIVLTTAAEKNAGIAVTTGNLSRTFVGVNKMVDGYRRLVDQTPQTLSATDTLFTDNSDTMVGLLTSMATASQLLYVRVPALNALFPDYRGSLLDAWSTVMHDHGLWATADIYPRYACDYGTPRRPASSADYPEPYLYTYCRDDDPAVLIRGAKNAPRPAGDDTAGPPPGADLGATTDPTPKGRYTIPTPYGGPVLPIEPPS
- a CDS encoding mannan-binding lectin produces the protein MLGRLFGVLTAGALVAAPVAGASAPDFCSGLGADWDGAYCHTSVLSERKAVRDIKVAVPGDLVDNPVTGPTIRDYLTQLVDNWRTVGVHMVADSFGEENFQILQRGDVLSVVFHEDYHADGPKPNNAFRTFTWDMGRGVRLGLADVLKPGVGFGAIASLGEPFITDALDAAAPPHQAGSYPFVADRWGPDKVYSGGYKAWALSGDELILYMPDYPVAHDSPINYTPGVMQWSMDGGAVQAHIPLSALSSVLRPEFGGV